ACCACGACCAGGCCGAGGCCGCGGTAGTACAGGAACGAGAAGATGATCACCAGCGCGAGGCCGATGATGCCCGCCGTGATCCCGGCCGACAGCTGGTCTCCGCCGAGCTGCGGCGAGATGGTCTCCACCGACGAGACGTCGAAGGAGACCGGCAGCGCGCCGTACTTCAGGACGTTGGCCAGGTCGCGCGCCTCGGTCTCGGTGAAGCTGCCGTTGATCAGGGCCTGGCCGCCGGGGATCGGGTTGTCCACGCTCGGCGTCGAGATGGTCTCCCCGTCCAGCACGATCGCGAACAGGTTCTGGCCCTGGCCGCGCTGGGCGATCGCGGTGGTGGCCTTGAGGAACTTCTCGCCACCCTCACTGTTGAAGTTCAGGTTGACCTGCCACTGGAAGCCACCCTGCGGGATGCCCGCGCTGGCATCGGACAGGTCGGTGCCCTTGAGGATCGCCGGGCCGAGCAGGTACTTGCTGCTGCCGTCCTGGCTGCAGGAGAACAGCGGCTTGGCCGGGTCGTCCACGGGCTTGGTGGTCTTGGCGTCCGGGCACTTGAACGTCGCGAACGCCGCGGTGGTGGCTGCGTCGGGCTGGAAGCTGAGCGGGTCGCCGCTCGCCGGCGGCGTGACCGGCGGGGTCGCCGGGGTGCTCGGCTTCGCGGACGGCGTCGGAGACGGGGCGTCGGCCTCGCCGAGCGCGCTGCTCCAGGCCCGGCCGTTCGGCGACGGGGTGGTGCTCGGCTTGAGCGTGGTCGACGGCTTGAGCGTGGTCGAAGGCTTCGGCGTGGTGCTCGGCTTCGGCGTCGTCGACGGCTTGCCGGTCGGCGTCGTCGTCGGGGCCGGCGGTGGCGGCGCCGCCTGCTGCGCGTCGTACACGACCCGGAAGTACAGCAGGGCGGTCTGGCCGACCTGCTTGACCAGGCTGTCCTGGTTGGCACCGGGGACAGCCACGTTGATGTGGCTGCCACCGGCGGTGGTGATCTCGGCTTCGCCGACGCCCGCGCCGTTGACCCGCTGCGAAATGATGTTCTTCGCCTCGGACAGTTGCTCGGCGGTGACGGTACCGCCACCTGCCAGGGACTTCGCGGTGAGCGTGATGGTGGTTCCACCGCGCAGGTCCAGGCCGAGCTTGGGCTCCCAGTGCTTGGTCAGCCCCATGATCCCGAACAGCAGGACCAGGATGACTCCCAAAACGATCAGGAGCCGCCCTGGGCGGGATGTCGTCGTTGATGCCACGTCAGATTCAACCTTTGCGCTTCTGGGCGCGCCGGGGTGTCAGGGTGACGCCGGGGCGCTTCACGCCGATAGGACGGGGAAGGTTCAGTTCTCGGTGTGCGTCGGCGGCAGCTTCTTGTCCTGCGCCTTGGTGTCGCCCGTCTCCGGTACGTCGACGGTGTCGCGCTCCGGCGTCTCGTCCGTGACCCGGTCCTCCACCGGCGCCTCGGTCGGCTCGTCGGCCGCCGCGTCGGCGGTCAGCTCGTCCTCGTCGCTCGCGTCGTCCGGGATCACCCGGCCGACCGCGGCCTTGACGAACTGCACCAGGATGCCGTCGGAGATCTCGAGGGTGACGTACTCGTCGTCAACCTCCTCGACGACGCCGACCATGCCGCTGGTGGTGACCACCTTGGTGCCGGGCGACAGCGCAGCGACCGTGTCGGCCTGCTTCTGGCGCTGCTTGCGCTGCGTGCGGCTCATGAACCAGATCATTCCCACGATCAGGATCAGCGGGAGCAGGAGCGTGAAGCCCGAGCCACCCCCGGAGGAGGCCATCGGTACGGCGAGCAGTTCCATCGGGACTCAGAATCCTTCGTCGATATGCGGGGGCCCGGCACGCTCTGCGCGCGCAGGTCGTCACGGGATGGCCCGAGGTCAGGCCACCGGGGAGTCTAACCCTGGGCGGCGACAACCGCCGCATGACACCGGGTCACGTTTGCGTTACCTGCTTGCTTCTCACCAGAGGAACGCCGGGTCGGTGGCCCGAGTTCCCGCCGGTATCACTCTGGGCTAATTGATCACTATCAGCTACTGTTCGATCACGTAAGGTCATATCGGGTTTCGGCACGGGAGGCTTACATGAAGAATCGTTGGGTCGCGGGACTGGCGATCGCGGGGCTGGGTCTGGCCACCGGAGGTCTGGAGGCGCACAGCGCGCAGGCAGCGCCCGCACCGCAACCGGAGACGTACTACGTCGGCTACGCGCCGCCCGGCGGAAAGTACGGCGCCGACTCGGTGTCGGACACCGGGACGTTCGGCCACCCCGGGTACAAGAAGCCGTACGCGTGGTCGGTCCAGCCGGGCTCGAACACCTCGATCTGCACCCAGGCCTGGGGCTTCGACGCGTCGCACACCAAGGGCACCTGGTTCGACGCCGGCTGCGGCAAGAGCGGCACCGCGCTGATCCCGTGGGGCAACGTCCTCAGCGTCCCGAAGATGCGCGCCCGTTCCATCACCTTCACCGGCGGGGTCTTCTCCTGGTCCATCTGAGCCTCTTGCCAGAGGTCGGAGGCGCGGGGCGAGTCGTCGCCCCCGCGCCGATCACTCGTCCTCGGCGTCGAAGAGGGTGTCGGCGAAGGTGGCGTTCTTGGGGACGCTGAGGCCGAGGTGACGCCAGGCGGCGGGCGTGGCGACCCGGCCGCGCGGCGTACGGGCCAGGTAGCCGGAGCGGACCAGGAACGGCTCGGCGACCTCCTCGACCGTCTCGCGTTCCTCACCGACCGCCACTGCCAAGGTGGACAGCCCGACCGGTCCCCCGCCGAACCGCCGGCAGAGCGCGTCGAGCACGCCGCGGTCGAGCCGGTCCAGGCCCATCTTGTCGACCTCGTACAGGTCGAGCGCGGACCTCGACAGCGCGATCGTGATGATGCCGTCGGCGCGGACCTCGGCGAAGTCGCGCACCCGGCGGAGCAGCCGGTTCGCGATCCGGGGAGTGCCGCGGGAGCGCGACGCGATCTCGCCGGCGGCTTCGGGGGTGATGTCGACGTCGAGCAGCGCGGCCGACCGGTTGACGATCTTCTCCAGCTCGACCGCCTCGTAGAACTCCAGGTGCCCGGTGAACCCGAACCGGTCCCGCAGTGGCCCGGGCAGCAGCCCGGCCCGCGTGGTCGCGCCGACCAGCGTGAACGGCGGGATCTCCAGCGGGATCGCGGTCGCGCCCGGTCCCTTGCCGACGATCACGTCGACCCGGAAGTCCTCCATCGCCATGTAGAGCAGCTCTTCGGCCGGCCGCGACATCCGGTGGATCTCGTCGAGGAACAGCACTTCGCCCTCGCTGAGCCCGGACAGGATCGCCGCCAGATCGCCCGCGTGCTGGATCGCCGGACCGCTGGTGATCCGCAGCGGCGCCGACAGCTCGGCCGCGATGATCATCGCCAGCGTGGTCTTGCCCAGCCCGGGCGGTCCGGACAGCAGCACGTGGTCGGGCGCGCGGTTGCGGCCGCGGGCCGCGTGCAGCACCAGCTCGAGCTGCTCGCTGACCCGGCGCTGCCCGCCGAACTCGGCCAGTGTGCGCGGCCGCAGCGCGGACTCGATCTTGCGTTCCTCGAGGTCGGCCGCGTCCGCGGAGACCAGCGGCCTGACGTTGTCGTCCATCTCTCCTAGGCCTTCGACAGCACGCGCAGCGCGGCGCGCAGAAGGTTCGGTACGGACGGTTCGCCCTCGTCGGCCAGCGGCGACACGGCGATCACCGCGTCCTCGGCGTCGCGGGCCGACCAGCCCAGGCCGACCAGACCGGCCTGCACCTGGTCCTTCCACGCCTCGGTGGTCTGCAACGGACGCCCGGCGACCGTCTTGGACGGCGCACCGATCTTGTCCTTCAGCTCCAGCACGATCCGCTGCGCGCCCTTCTTCCCGATGCCCGGCACCTTCACCAGCATCACCAGGTCTTCGGACGCGACGGCCTGCCGCAGCTGGTCAGGGCTCAACACGGCGAGCGCGGCCTGCGCCAGCTTCGGCCCGACCCCCGACGCGGTCTGCAGCAGCTCGAACAGGCTCTTCTCGTCGTCGTCCGCGAACCCGTACAACGTGAGCGAGTCCTCGCGCACCACCATCGAGGTCGACACCCGGGCCTCCTGGCCGGGGCGCAGTCCGGCCAGCGTGCCCGGGTGGCAGTACACCTGCAGCCCGATCCCACCGACCTCGATCACCGCACTGTCCACCCCGATCGCAGCCACCGGGCCCCGCACGAACGCGATCATCGCCTACCTCCTCGAACGGCCCGGAGCTGTGCCTCCCGGGCCTCGGTCGCTTGCGCCAGCGCCGCTTGCACCTTCGCCAACTGGACCTTGGACTGTGCCTGGGCGCGGGCCTCCAACTGGGACTTCGCCGCGTCCTGCAACCGGTTGGTCACTCCCCCGCGCCAGACGTGACAGATGGCCAGGGCCAGCGCGTCCGCGGCATCCGCGGGCGTCGGGCGCTCGGGCAGCTGCAGAATCCTGGTCACCATCGTGGTCACCTGGTCCTTGTCCGCCCGGCCCGAGCCGGTCACCGCCGCCTTCACCTCGCTCGGCGTGTGCAGCGCGACCGGCAGCCCCCGCCGCGCGGCCACCACCATCGCGATCCCGGACGCCTGCGCGGTGCCCATCACGGTCCGCACGTTGTGCTGCGCGAAGACCCGCTCGACCGCGACCGCGTCCGGCGCGTGCTCGTCGATCCACTGCTCGATCCCGGCCTCGATCTGGACCAGCCGGCGCGCGACGTCGAGATCGGTCGGCGTCCGGATCACGCCGACGGCGACCAGCGTCGGCGGCCGTCCGGGCGCACCCTCGACCACGCCGAGACCGCACCGGGTCAGCCCCGGGTCGACGCCGAGCACGCGCATGGACCACCTCCGAACGTTTGTTCGACAAAGACTATGCAGGTGGTCCCACCGGCACGAAATCGACGCGCCGCGCCTCTGTGGACAACGCCGGTCAGAAGAAGTCGAGCATGTACGCCGGAGCGCCACCGAACGCCGTGTCGAGCACGCCGTCGGCCGCCACCGATCCCCCTGACGCCAGGCCCGAGCCGCGCAGCGTGGCCAGCGGCGTACCGGCGTACAGGGCGGACAGGCCACGGGAGCCGAGCCGCAGTACGTCGCCGGAGCCGGAGGACGGCGTCAGCTTGCCCGACCCGTCGGCCACGGACAGGTGCCAGCGACCGGAGTGGGCCGGCACCTCGGCGTCGTCCAGCTGCAGGTCGACCTCGGCGACCACACCGGGTGCGAAGCCTCGCGCGGCGATCGCTGCCGGGGCGTCGAGCAGCCGCAGCATCCAGTGCTGGACGTGCGTCTCCTTGTCCGCCTCCAGCTGGGCCAGCAGGTGCACCGGGTCGTTCGGCGAGATGTAGGCGTGCACCGTCCGGGCGGTCGACGAGCCGGAACCCACCGTCGCCCAGAGAGCGCGTGCGGTCGCCTCCGAGTGGGCGATGAGCTCGTCGACCCGCAGGTTGTTGCCGTCCCAGGTGTAGACGACGAACCCGTCGTCGGCGAGGTACGCGAAGGTGTCCTCGTCGTCGGCCAGCCACTCGGCCACCTTCGCCTCCGGCCAACCCAGTACGCCGCTGGCCCGGCCGCCCTCGTGCGCCTGACCGACCAGCTCCAGGAACCGCCCGGCGTCAGCAGGACCGGCCCGGCGGAGGTCGACGCCGCGACCACCCAGCGCGCGCAGATCCGCCGCCTGGAAGGAGAACCGGTACCGCCCGCCGCCGAACTCGTAGCCGAGCTTCCGGTAGATCACCGTGGTCGCCGGGTACAGCGCGGTGAGCGGGAAGCCCCGGTCGATGCTCCGCTGCAGCACCCCACGCATCAGCATGCTGCCGACGCCACGCCCCCGGTACTCCGGCGACACCACCACGCCGGCGATCCCGGCCATCGGCACCTGACGCCCGCCCCACCACTGCCGGAAGTCCCAGATCCGCGCCGCGGCGACCACCTCGTCGCCGTCCACCACCCCGACGTACCGGCCGTCCTCCAGGAACTCCACCGCGTCCTTGCGCCACTCCTCCCGCGAGGAGGCGGGCAACGGCCCGAACGAGCGAGCCCGCACCCGCAGTACGTCGTCCAGCTGGTCTTCGGTGATGTCGACAAGTCGCAGCGCATCGGTCACGTCCAGACCCTACGACGAGCCCTCAGACCAGCGACACCAAGATCCCCATCGCGTTCACCGCGCCGTGCACAGTGATCACCGGCCACATCCGCCGGTACCGGCTCCACAGGTAGCCCAGGAAGAGCCCGAACACCCCCTGGTTCACCACAGCTCCCGCCAGGTCCACACCCAGCTCGCCGGACCCCTGGATGCCGACATGCCAAGCCGCCCAGAGCAGCGAGGCGATCACGATGGCCGGCCACGGCCCGAGCAGCTGCTCCCACCGGGTCTGCAGCCAGCGCCGGTAGAACACCTCCTCCAGCACGCTGTTGATCAGGAAGACCACCAGCATCGTCACCACCAGCTCCAGCGCGGCCAGGTCGGGCCGGGAGCTCTCCTGCGCCAGCGGACCGACGTACGTGAGCAGCAGCCAGGCTGCGACCGGCAGGGCCGGAGCCCAGCGCGTTGCAGTCGGCCACTGCGCAGTCGGCTTGCCACCGAGCCAGCGGAACACAGCCAGCGGGACCAGGAGCAGCAGGAGCAGCTTCCAGACCTCGAAGAGCCCGAACACCTTCAGCAGTACGGCGAACGCGATCGCCAGACCGGTCAGGATCCAGGCCTGGCGACGATCCGGCACTCCCCCGGGCTGCCGCTCGAGCTGCGGCGGCGTCAGCCGGATCAGCAGGATGCCGACCGCCGCCGGGATCCAGCGCAGCCACATCGGCTGGGTGGCGTCGCTGTCGCCGGTGTAGCGCACCTCGGTGTTGCCGGTGGCAACCAGTACCACCACTGCCACCACGTAGACGAGGACTCCCCCGGCCAGAACCCATCGCCTCATCGGGCGGATTGTTCCAGGCGGGCAGGTCAGCTACTTCTTGTCGGTGACCCAGAGGTTGATCGTGCCCTCGACGACGACCGTCCCGTCGTCCCGCGTCGCTTTCACGCGGACCGGTACGTCGGGACCCACGGTCCACGCGGCCGGGTCGGTCTCGGCGGTGCAGGTCAGGTCCGAGGTGGATTTGGCCAGGTACGCCACGTCCATGCCCTTCGGCAGCCAGCGCTTGCCGGCCGGGACGGTCGCCTCGGCGAGCGCGCCCATCGCGGCCTCCAGGCCGTTGCAGACGGCGATCGCGTGCACGGTGCCGATGTGGTTCTGCACCGCGCGGCGCTTGGGCAGCACCAGCGCCGCGAAGTTCGGGCTGACCTGGACGAACCGCGGCCGGATCGACCCGAAGTACGGCGCCCGCCGGCTGAACGCGAACGAGAACAGTCGCGGACCGCCCGGGACAGTCCGCAACCGCTCCCACATCGCCAGTACCTGAGTCGCCATGCGGCAGATGTTACCCGCGAGTTAACAAAGCTCCAAGCACGAGCCTCGAAGGTCAGCCGACCTCGGCCATGACGTCGTCCGACACGTCGAAGTTCGCGTACACGTTCTGCACGTCGTCGCTGTCCTCGAGCGCGTCGATCAGGCGGAAGATCTTGTTCGCGCCGTCGGCGTCCAGGTCGACCGTCATCGACGGCACGAACGACGCGTCGGCCGACTCGTAGTCGATGCCGGCGTCCTGCAGCGCGGTCCGGACCTTGACCAGGTCGGTCGCCTCGCTGATCACCTCGAAGGCCTCGCCGAGGTCGTTGACCTCGTCGGCGCCGGCCTCCAGCACGGCCTCCATCACGTCGTCCTCGGAGTACGACTTGCCGTCCTGCTCCTTGTTCACCACGATGACGCCCTTGCGGTTGAACAGGTACGCGACCGAGTTCGGGTCGGCCAGCGAGCCGCCGTTGCGGGTCATCGCGGTCCGGACGTCGGCCGCCGCGCGGTTGCGGTTGTCGGTCAGGCACTCGATCAGCATCGCCACGCCGTTCGGGCCGTAGCCCTCGTACGTGATCGACTGCCAGTCCGCGCCGCCGGCCTCGGCCCCGGAGCCGCGCTTGACCGCGCGGTCGATGTTGTCGTTCGGGACCGACGACTTCTTGGCCTTCTGCACCGCGTCGTACAGGGTCGGGTTCCCGGCCAGGTCACCGCCGCCGGTGCGGGCGGCCACCTCGATGTTCTTGATCAGCTTCGCGAAGAGCTTGGCGCGCCTCGAGTCGATGACCGCTTTCTTGTGCTTGGTGGTGGCCCATTTGGAGTGGCCTGACATCGCGAACCCAACCCTTCTACCGCCGAACAGACTTAGAGGTCACGCACCAGGTCGGCGAAGTACCCGTGCAGCCTGGCGTCCCCCGTCATCTCAGGGTGGAACGACGTGGCCAGCAGCCGATCGTGGCGAACCGCGACGATCCTACTGCGTTCTGCCTCCGGCCCCACCCAGTCCCACCCTGTCCCCGGTCCGGACCTCACCGTCGACAGTACCTCCACGCCGGGCCCGACCCGCTCCACCCACGGTGCCCGGATGAACACCGCGTGGTACGGCGCGTCGAAAGCGGCGAACTCCAGATCGGCCTCGAACGAGTCCACCTGCCGCCCGAACGCGTTCCGCCGTACGGTGATGTCGAGCCCGCCGAGCGTCTCCTGCCCCTCGATCCCGCCGGTGATCCGGTCCGCGAGCATGATCATCCCGGCGCACGTCCCGAACACCGGCATGCCGTCCGCGATCCGCTTCTGCAGCGGCTCGAACAGCTCGAACGACCGGGCCAGCTTGTCCATCGTCGTCGACTCGCCACCGGGCAGCACGAGCGCGTCGACCGCGTCGAGCTCGGACGGCCGGCGTACGGGCACGGCCTGCTCGCCGACCTGAGCCAGCATCGCCAGGTGCTCGCGGACGTTGCCCTGCAGCGCGAAGACGCCGATCACAGCGCGACCCTCCGCTGCCAGTCGACGGTGACCTCGATACGCCCCTCGTCGAAGGTCGCCGGCAAATCCCGCTCGGTCAGCAGGGCCAGTACGTCGTCCAGCAGCGGCTCACCGGGCGCCACGTTGGCGGTGTCGGGGTGCCAGACCTTCAGCTCGAGCATCCCGAAGTCCACCGCGTGCCAGACATCGGTGTCGGTGAAGAACACCAGCCCCTTCGGATCCGTCGCGGCCTCGAGCGCCCGGCGCGCGTCGTGGTGATCCGCGCAGTACCGCACAACCACGATCCCGAGCGACTCAAGCTCGGCCAGTACGGCGTCCAGCCGGTCCGGCGCAGTCTCAGCCGGCCAGCCTTCAGCATCGCCGCGCAGGTCGGCCGCGGCCTCGGCGATCAGCTCCGGTACGACGACCGCCGCGTCCGCCGCGGGCGCGTCCTCCTGGACGGCCTCGGTCAACGTGGCCGTCACCGCGGCACGGTCCGCGTAGCCCGATCGAACGAGTACGCGCGCGAGACCACGCAGCTCGCGAGCAGTCCGCTCGCCCGCCGCAGCAAGTACGTCCATGGTGTTCAGGTTAGCTCCGTTCATCGGCGCGGCTTCACGCGTTTCATTGGCGCGGCTTGACGCGTTTCGTCGGGACAGCGGTGAGGGGGTCCTCCGGCCACGGGTGGCGCGGGTAGCGGGCGCGCAGATCGGCCCGGACCTGGGGATAACCCTGCTTCCAGAACGACGCGAGGTCGCTCGTGATCGCGACCGGGCGCCGGGCGGGCGACAGCAGGTGCAGAACGACGGGGACCCGGCCGTCCGCGACGGCCGGCGTGGCAGTCCAGCCGAAGACCTCCTGCAGCTTCACGGCGAGGACCGGCGGCTCGACGCCGTCGTACGCGAGTCGCACCTCGGAGCCCGAGGGGACGCGGAGCCGTTCCGGTGCGAGTTCGCCGAACCGGGTTGCCGCGGGCCAGGGCAGCAGTCGCCGGAGCGCTGTGGCCACGTCGATGCGGGTGAGGTCGCCCGAGCGTCGTACCGAGGCGAGCTCCGGCCCCAGCCATTCGTCCAGGTTGGCCAGCAGTGCATCGTCGTCGACCGCGGGCCACGGCGCACCGAGGTGGGCGTGGCAGAACGCGAGCCGCTCCCGCAGGGCGAGCGCGGCCTCGGACCAGCGCAGTACGGACAGCCCGCTGCGGCGGATCCCGTCGCGGACGGCGGCTTGGACAAGCAGCGGGTCGGGCTTGGTCAGCGGTACGTCGTTGAGCACGATCGCGCCGAACGCCTCGACGCGCCGCGTCACGACCCGGCCGTCGTCCCAGCGGATCTGGTCGGTGGTCGCGACGAGGTCGCCGGCGACGTCGCGCGCGGTCTGCTCGTCGATCGGCGCCGCGGAACGGATCCTGGCGTCGGCGCGACCGGGTGCCCGATCGGCCACCGCGATCGCCAGCCACGGTGTGGTCCGCAAGGGCGACTGCGGATCCAGCGCGGCGCCCGTCCCGCCGGCCATCTGGTACGTCGCAGAGTCAGCTCCCCGGACCCGCGCGATCCGATCCGGATAGGCCAGCCCCACCACGATCCCCGCCGCAAGATCATCCGGTACGGCGGGTGTCCCCCGACCAACCGCCGACGACGCTGCGGCCCCACGCTTCGGCCGCACCTCCTCCCCGACCGCCGACCGCGCTCCAAGTCCATCCACCGTCGTACCTCGGCCGAGGCGCTTGGTCTCTTCTCGCCAGCGGGCCGTCGCGCCACGGTCGTCACCCCGGCGAAGGGCTCGCCAGCGAGCCGGCAGGTCGTCGCCGAAGTCGCGCCCGGAATCGTCCGACAGCATCGCAACCACCTCGCGGGCCCGGTCGGCGCCGACCCGCGGCGTCCCGTCCAGCAACGCGCGGGCCAACCGGGGATGCGCCCCGATCGCCGCCATCCGCCGTCCCCGCTCAGTGATCCGGCCGTTGCCGTCAATGGCATCAAGGCGGCGCAGCAACTCGGTGGCCGCGCTCATCGCCACCACCGGCGGCGCCTCGAGCAACGTCAGCCCGTCACCGGCGGGCGCACCCCACGCCGCAAGATCAAGCGCGAAGCCGGCCAGATCCGCGATCGCGATCTCCGGCGCCGGATGGTCGTCGAGATGCGCGTGATCGGTCGCCGACCAGCACCGATAGACCCGCCCAGGCGCTTCCCGCCCAGCACGCCCCGCCCGCTGCTCGGCCGACGACTTCGAAACTCTGGACGTGACCAACGCACCCAGCCCCCGCGACTGATCGGTCCGCGGCTCCCGAGCCAGCCCCGAATCGACCACCACCCGAACCCCCGGCACCGTCAACGAACTCTCCGCCACCGACGTAGTGACCACGATCCGTCGCGCGGCCCCCGGCGCCAACGCACGGTCCTGCTCAGCCCTCGACTGCCGACCGAACAACGGCAGCACGTTCAAGTCACCCAACCGCCGAGCCACCCCGTTGATCTCGCCCTCCCCCGGCACGAACACGAGTACGTCGCCTTCGTTCTCAGCCGCAGCCCGCCGTACGACGTCCGCAACGTGATCGAGCAACCGCGGATCGACCCGCCCACCCGGAAGCAACGGCACAGGCACCGGCGGCGGCGCCCACTCGATCGCCACGTCGAACAGCGCGGCAGAAGCCGTGACCACCTCAGCACCCAAAGCGCGACTCAGCCGAACCGTGTCCGCCGTCGCCGAGGTCGCGACGATCGCCAGGTCCTCCCGCAGATTCGCCCGGATGTCGACGCAGAACGCGAGCAGCAGATCGGCATCGAGATGCCGCTCATGACATTCGTCGATCACGATCGCGGCCACCCCCGGCAACTCCGGGTTCTGCTGCAACCGCCGAACAAGAAGCCCGGTCGTCACGACCTCGACCCGGAGCCCCTTGCCGCCACTGCGTTCACCACGCATCGCATAACCGACCCGCTGCCCGAGCGGCTCCCCAACCAGCATCGCCAGCCGAGCCGCCGCCGCCCGCGTCGCCATCCGCCGCGGCTCGGCAACAACGATCGTCCCCCCGAGCGCATCCCCCAGCGCCAACGGCAACAACGAGGTCTTCCCCGACCCAGGCGGCGCAACCAGCACCGCAGTCCCCCGCGAACGCACCGCATCGATCGCAGCAGCCAGCACCGCCCGAACAGGCAGATCCGCCCCCGGCACCGACGCTTCAGGCAACAACACGCCCCGACGCTAACCGACCGCTGCCGCCGACCCCTCATGCACCCGCGAGCGGATTCAGCCCAACGGCTCACGCCGAACTCGTGAGCCCCTCACCCATCCGCAGGCGAGTTCATCGGCGGGCCCCCTGCAACAATGCGTTGTCGTGAACCATCTGCTGGACCTCGGGTCCCGGAAATTCTGGCGACTGGTCGGCAAGCCTGTCGACCTCGCCGTGGATCACTCCTGGCTGCGCGCCCCGATGAGTCGCTCCTCCGCTGTCGGGGACGGATGGCTTTCCGCCGAGGCTACGCACCACGGCGGCACGGTCGACGAGGATGCCGCGACCACAGATCCTTCAGCGGGCCCAGCACCCGGCCTGCTCCCTGCGATGACCATCCTCGACGGCCCCGGGTTCGACGCCTCCCGACTGGATCCACGGATCCGCGACTTCTATGAGCACACCGCCGCCTGGCACATGGAGGTGTGGACCGGATGGTCACCGCTGTTCTGGCCGGCAGGTGAGCTGATCGCCCGCTTGTTCGGCCGCCGGGTAGAGCAGCTGTCTCTCCCGATGCGCCCGCTTGATGTCGCGTACGGGATGGACAGCCGGGTCCGGGTGATCCGCGACCGGGACGGCGAGCAGGTGGGCGCCGCGTGGCTGCGGACGCTCCGGCCGTCGGGCCGCTACGTGTTCAGCGGCTGCTACTCCGCGCGGCGTCTCCCCGGCGCGGCACAGCCGAGCGTTCACGTCGCGTTCCCGCTCGAATCCGGGAACGTCCAGGTCTTCCTGCGCCCGGTCATCAGTGACGGGGGCGGGCTCGTCCTGGAGTCGCCCCCAGGGCGGTTCGGGCAGGACGGCGCGTACGTCGTTGTGCACGACGGCGGACGGGACTTCGCGGCGCGCATCCCGCTCCACGAGACCTTCCGCCTGTACTGCGACCCGTACGGGGTGCTCCGCACCGACCACGAGCTGCGGATCAGGCGCACCTGGATGATGCGCCTGCACTACAAGATGGAGCACGCCCGATGATCCACTGAACCCCGTCGGTTCCCCGTGCCGTGGTCCAAAATCGCTACGCCCTGATCGACCAGCCGCCCATGTCGGCAAGATCAACAGCTCACACCCGAATTACGCTGGGTTATGAGGCAATCGGGACGAGGTCCGGTCGGCTACCAGCCACGTTCT
The Kribbella italica DNA segment above includes these coding regions:
- the secD gene encoding protein translocase subunit SecD, encoding MASTTTSRPGRLLIVLGVILVLLFGIMGLTKHWEPKLGLDLRGGTTITLTAKSLAGGGTVTAEQLSEAKNIISQRVNGAGVGEAEITTAGGSHINVAVPGANQDSLVKQVGQTALLYFRVVYDAQQAAPPPPAPTTTPTGKPSTTPKPSTTPKPSTTLKPSTTLKPSTTPSPNGRAWSSALGEADAPSPTPSAKPSTPATPPVTPPASGDPLSFQPDAATTAAFATFKCPDAKTTKPVDDPAKPLFSCSQDGSSKYLLGPAILKGTDLSDASAGIPQGGFQWQVNLNFNSEGGEKFLKATTAIAQRGQGQNLFAIVLDGETISTPSVDNPIPGGQALINGSFTETEARDLANVLKYGALPVSFDVSSVETISPQLGGDQLSAGITAGIIGLALVIIFSFLYYRGLGLVVVASLAAAAALTYASVVLLGQAIGFTLTLAGIAGLIVAIGITADSFVIYFERLRDEVREGRSLRSSVETGWARAKHTIIAADSISLLAAVVLYILAVGGVKGFAFTLGLTTLIDLLVVFIFTKPLVTLLARTDFFGHGHKLSGLDPEHLGVERLPGQMKPSARPAKSTRKPVGGEV
- the yajC gene encoding preprotein translocase subunit YajC; translation: MELLAVPMASSGGGSGFTLLLPLILIVGMIWFMSRTQRKQRQKQADTVAALSPGTKVVTTSGMVGVVEEVDDEYVTLEISDGILVQFVKAAVGRVIPDDASDEDELTADAAADEPTEAPVEDRVTDETPERDTVDVPETGDTKAQDKKLPPTHTEN
- the ruvB gene encoding Holliday junction branch migration DNA helicase RuvB — protein: MDDNVRPLVSADAADLEERKIESALRPRTLAEFGGQRRVSEQLELVLHAARGRNRAPDHVLLSGPPGLGKTTLAMIIAAELSAPLRITSGPAIQHAGDLAAILSGLSEGEVLFLDEIHRMSRPAEELLYMAMEDFRVDVIVGKGPGATAIPLEIPPFTLVGATTRAGLLPGPLRDRFGFTGHLEFYEAVELEKIVNRSAALLDVDITPEAAGEIASRSRGTPRIANRLLRRVRDFAEVRADGIITIALSRSALDLYEVDKMGLDRLDRGVLDALCRRFGGGPVGLSTLAVAVGEERETVEEVAEPFLVRSGYLARTPRGRVATPAAWRHLGLSVPKNATFADTLFDAEDE
- the ruvA gene encoding Holliday junction branch migration protein RuvA, whose protein sequence is MIAFVRGPVAAIGVDSAVIEVGGIGLQVYCHPGTLAGLRPGQEARVSTSMVVREDSLTLYGFADDDEKSLFELLQTASGVGPKLAQAALAVLSPDQLRQAVASEDLVMLVKVPGIGKKGAQRIVLELKDKIGAPSKTVAGRPLQTTEAWKDQVQAGLVGLGWSARDAEDAVIAVSPLADEGEPSVPNLLRAALRVLSKA
- the ruvC gene encoding crossover junction endodeoxyribonuclease RuvC — its product is MRVLGVDPGLTRCGLGVVEGAPGRPPTLVAVGVIRTPTDLDVARRLVQIEAGIEQWIDEHAPDAVAVERVFAQHNVRTVMGTAQASGIAMVVAARRGLPVALHTPSEVKAAVTGSGRADKDQVTTMVTRILQLPERPTPADAADALALAICHVWRGGVTNRLQDAAKSQLEARAQAQSKVQLAKVQAALAQATEAREAQLRAVRGGRR
- a CDS encoding GNAT family N-acetyltransferase — encoded protein: MTDALRLVDITEDQLDDVLRVRARSFGPLPASSREEWRKDAVEFLEDGRYVGVVDGDEVVAAARIWDFRQWWGGRQVPMAGIAGVVVSPEYRGRGVGSMLMRGVLQRSIDRGFPLTALYPATTVIYRKLGYEFGGGRYRFSFQAADLRALGGRGVDLRRAGPADAGRFLELVGQAHEGGRASGVLGWPEAKVAEWLADDEDTFAYLADDGFVVYTWDGNNLRVDELIAHSEATARALWATVGSGSSTARTVHAYISPNDPVHLLAQLEADKETHVQHWMLRLLDAPAAIAARGFAPGVVAEVDLQLDDAEVPAHSGRWHLSVADGSGKLTPSSGSGDVLRLGSRGLSALYAGTPLATLRGSGLASGGSVAADGVLDTAFGGAPAYMLDFF
- a CDS encoding CPBP family intramembrane glutamic endopeptidase; protein product: MRRWVLAGGVLVYVVAVVVLVATGNTEVRYTGDSDATQPMWLRWIPAAVGILLIRLTPPQLERQPGGVPDRRQAWILTGLAIAFAVLLKVFGLFEVWKLLLLLLVPLAVFRWLGGKPTAQWPTATRWAPALPVAAWLLLTYVGPLAQESSRPDLAALELVVTMLVVFLINSVLEEVFYRRWLQTRWEQLLGPWPAIVIASLLWAAWHVGIQGSGELGVDLAGAVVNQGVFGLFLGYLWSRYRRMWPVITVHGAVNAMGILVSLV
- a CDS encoding hotdog fold domain-containing protein; its protein translation is MATQVLAMWERLRTVPGGPRLFSFAFSRRAPYFGSIRPRFVQVSPNFAALVLPKRRAVQNHIGTVHAIAVCNGLEAAMGALAEATVPAGKRWLPKGMDVAYLAKSTSDLTCTAETDPAAWTVGPDVPVRVKATRDDGTVVVEGTINLWVTDKK